Proteins from a single region of Geothrix sp. PMB-07:
- a CDS encoding TonB-dependent receptor: MNRLPLRPLAFLLASGPLFLAAQGVQTSNIDGEVRDPQGRPVVGAQVVLTSPALQGLRTHLTDAQGRFSSRLLPPGEYLIAVTKAEHQTLKAPFQVNLGQGYTPRLVLRPIDSATVVVSSTFSQLDKAEVGNSSNFQFASVEALPTGRNPEDLLALTPGVTDTQKINGNVSIRGALTSNNKFLIDGQDVTDPKFGNRGVDPISDAIQEVQIITGAISAEYGDVDGGVVNSLTKSGGNQFTGILRSTLSKDAWNAVQPLQSRVGLSDKLNHNESLSVGGYFIKDRFWFFLSGYRESQSLSKSLSSITTNAGTPYTSTFSDNRLQAKFTYQLLPDQTLSLSYLTNRNETDHVDVASGDLQSLIPQIKQNTSWSLNWAANFGSDLSVEARLGAKKEGFLRGGTLPGVTPILDAFTGAFYLNGVYSALDGGDHRDNRSADVKATYLFEAYGAHQLAFGFNILEGTRRAQDYQSPTNALIVVGRWKPGRTTLPFGYSTFQSTGAKAFDDSRGFYVNDRWSLNSRWSLNLGLRLDRYSAHSEDTSASAGATGWSPRLGLKWDLFGDNTWQATASFNRYNAKALSNIVNSVSGAGNPTEIDYGYTGPYASPGFATQANAANPANWTALQGYASPTLTTRLSPDLRAPHTDEAQVSLAHGFKVAGQEGFAKATLVRREYKDLFDVRVGNDGRVTPPPPYDAVGSAYVQVWENSDLARRTYQALELEGGLEAAAFDLRGNVTWSSLKGNYQGESPGAGPNGQGIKYFSTQDGVSVYDTRQFNPEGPLFGDIPLRVRLNGQYHVDWSWGRTTVGLIYRFDSGAHDSIRRTLTGREVNPAIAAQAQGATFYQYQDSRRGQVVFPSQAYTDLAASQDFRLLRIGNQPLAFFIKLTVANVFNRQQIIKVQNNWNHDTPATGTSSAWLPDAGNGVPHSRGDYGAARSLGVQAGVRF; this comes from the coding sequence ATGAACCGCCTCCCACTCCGCCCCTTGGCCTTCCTTCTCGCCTCCGGCCCGCTCTTCCTAGCAGCCCAGGGCGTTCAAACCTCGAACATCGACGGCGAGGTGCGAGATCCCCAGGGACGGCCTGTCGTCGGCGCCCAGGTGGTGCTCACCAGTCCTGCCCTTCAGGGCCTCCGCACCCACCTCACGGACGCCCAGGGCCGTTTCTCCTCGCGCCTCCTGCCCCCGGGCGAATACCTCATCGCAGTCACCAAGGCCGAACACCAAACCCTCAAGGCGCCCTTCCAGGTGAACCTGGGCCAGGGCTACACGCCGCGCCTGGTGCTCCGTCCCATCGACAGCGCCACCGTGGTGGTGTCGTCCACCTTCTCGCAGCTGGACAAGGCGGAAGTGGGGAACTCCAGCAATTTCCAGTTCGCTTCCGTGGAAGCCCTTCCCACCGGAAGGAACCCCGAAGACCTGCTGGCGTTGACGCCCGGCGTCACGGACACCCAGAAGATCAACGGCAATGTGTCCATCCGAGGCGCGCTCACGTCCAACAACAAGTTCCTGATCGATGGCCAGGATGTGACCGATCCGAAGTTCGGCAACCGCGGTGTGGATCCCATTTCCGATGCCATCCAGGAAGTGCAGATCATCACGGGGGCCATTTCCGCCGAATACGGCGACGTGGATGGCGGCGTGGTGAACAGCCTCACCAAATCCGGCGGCAACCAGTTCACGGGCATCCTGCGCAGCACCCTCTCCAAGGACGCCTGGAACGCGGTCCAGCCGCTGCAAAGCCGCGTGGGCCTGTCCGACAAACTCAACCACAACGAGAGCCTCAGCGTGGGCGGCTACTTCATCAAGGATCGGTTCTGGTTCTTCCTGTCGGGCTACCGGGAATCCCAGTCCCTGTCCAAGTCGCTGAGTTCCATCACCACCAATGCCGGCACGCCCTACACCAGCACCTTTTCAGACAACCGCCTGCAAGCGAAATTCACCTATCAGCTGCTGCCCGACCAGACCCTCTCCCTGTCCTACCTCACCAACCGGAACGAAACCGATCACGTGGATGTGGCCTCCGGCGACCTGCAGTCGCTGATCCCCCAGATCAAGCAGAACACCTCCTGGAGCCTCAACTGGGCCGCCAATTTCGGTTCTGACCTGTCGGTGGAAGCACGCCTGGGCGCCAAGAAGGAAGGGTTTCTGCGAGGCGGCACCCTGCCCGGCGTCACGCCCATCCTGGATGCCTTCACCGGAGCGTTCTACCTGAACGGCGTCTACAGTGCTCTGGATGGCGGCGATCATCGCGACAACCGCAGCGCCGACGTGAAGGCCACCTACCTTTTCGAGGCCTACGGCGCCCACCAGCTCGCCTTCGGCTTCAACATCCTGGAGGGCACCCGCCGCGCCCAGGATTACCAATCCCCCACCAATGCCCTCATCGTGGTGGGTCGTTGGAAGCCGGGACGAACCACCCTGCCCTTTGGGTATTCCACCTTCCAATCCACCGGGGCCAAGGCCTTCGATGACAGCCGCGGGTTCTACGTGAACGACCGATGGAGCCTGAATTCCAGGTGGTCGCTGAACCTCGGCCTCCGGCTGGATCGCTACTCCGCCCACAGCGAAGACACCAGTGCCTCCGCCGGCGCCACCGGCTGGTCGCCCCGTCTGGGCCTGAAGTGGGATCTCTTCGGCGACAACACCTGGCAGGCCACAGCCAGTTTCAACCGGTACAACGCCAAGGCTCTGTCGAACATCGTCAACTCCGTCAGCGGGGCCGGCAATCCCACGGAGATCGACTACGGCTACACCGGCCCCTATGCCTCTCCGGGTTTCGCCACTCAGGCCAACGCCGCCAACCCAGCCAATTGGACGGCCCTCCAGGGCTACGCCTCACCCACCCTCACCACCCGCCTGTCTCCCGATCTGCGTGCCCCCCACACCGATGAGGCCCAGGTGAGCCTGGCCCATGGGTTCAAGGTGGCGGGCCAGGAGGGGTTCGCCAAGGCCACCCTGGTGCGCCGCGAGTACAAGGATCTGTTCGATGTGAGGGTGGGGAACGATGGCCGAGTGACGCCGCCACCCCCCTATGACGCGGTGGGATCCGCCTACGTCCAGGTCTGGGAGAACAGCGACCTCGCGCGCCGGACCTATCAGGCGCTTGAGCTGGAGGGAGGCCTTGAGGCCGCCGCCTTCGACCTGCGCGGGAACGTCACCTGGTCCTCGCTCAAGGGCAACTACCAGGGCGAAAGCCCTGGAGCTGGCCCCAATGGGCAGGGCATCAAGTACTTCTCCACCCAGGACGGCGTCTCGGTCTATGACACGCGCCAGTTCAACCCCGAGGGCCCGCTCTTCGGCGACATTCCCCTCCGAGTGAGGCTCAACGGCCAATACCACGTCGATTGGTCCTGGGGCCGCACGACGGTGGGCCTGATCTACCGCTTTGATTCCGGCGCCCACGACAGCATCCGCCGGACCCTGACGGGCCGGGAGGTGAACCCGGCCATCGCCGCCCAGGCCCAGGGCGCCACCTTCTACCAGTATCAGGACAGCCGCCGCGGCCAGGTGGTGTTCCCCTCGCAGGCTTATACCGACTTGGCGGCCAGCCAGGACTTCCGCCTGCTGCGCATCGGCAACCAGCCCCTCGCCTTCTTCATCAAGCTGACGGTGGCCAACGTCTTCAACCGGCAACAGATCATCAAGGTCCAGAACAACTGGAACCACGACACGCCGGCTACAGGGACCAGCAGTGCCTGGCTGCCCGATGCAGGCAATGGGGTTCCCCACAGCCGCGGCGACTACGGCGCCGCCCGCAGCCTTGGCGTTCAGGCTGGCGTCCGCTTCTAG
- a CDS encoding PLP-dependent cysteine synthase family protein, which translates to MSPKPSDCYASARLARLRRIAARSRAARPSELLPGGSTFGRTPLVRLQRIRAERSGADIYVKCEWMNPAGSVKDRPALWMIRDAEARGLLRGGARTLLDSTSGNTGIALAQIAAARGHRVTLCMPANASASRKRLLRLLGAELVLTDALEGADGARDVARQLAEDFPERYLYLDQYSNPMNWRAHYESTAPEIWEQTEGRVTHFLAILGTSGTFTGVSRRLQELRPGIQCITVQPNAAYHGIEGTKHYASTEIPPIFDAGLVHRQVDVSTEEAQAMARRLACEEGLPAGTSGGAAVVAALKVAEGLDQGLLVTILPDNVMKSLGEASWDEGRP; encoded by the coding sequence GTGTCCCCCAAGCCATCTGACTGTTACGCTTCCGCACGGCTCGCCCGCCTGCGCCGGATCGCGGCACGGAGCCGCGCCGCCCGTCCGTCGGAGCTTCTCCCGGGCGGATCCACCTTCGGCCGGACGCCCCTGGTGCGCCTGCAGCGGATCCGCGCCGAACGTTCGGGCGCCGACATCTACGTGAAATGCGAGTGGATGAATCCAGCCGGATCCGTGAAGGACCGGCCTGCGCTCTGGATGATCCGCGACGCGGAGGCCCGGGGCCTGCTCCGGGGTGGCGCTCGCACTTTGCTGGATTCCACCAGCGGCAACACCGGCATCGCCCTGGCCCAGATCGCTGCCGCCCGGGGACATCGCGTGACCCTCTGCATGCCCGCCAATGCCAGTGCCTCGCGCAAGCGCCTGCTGCGCCTGCTGGGCGCGGAGCTGGTGCTGACCGACGCCTTGGAAGGGGCCGACGGCGCCCGGGACGTGGCCCGCCAATTGGCCGAGGACTTCCCCGAGCGCTACCTCTACCTCGACCAGTACAGCAACCCCATGAACTGGCGGGCGCACTACGAAAGCACCGCCCCTGAAATCTGGGAGCAGACCGAGGGCCGTGTCACCCATTTCCTGGCGATCCTGGGCACCAGCGGTACCTTCACAGGCGTCAGTCGACGCTTGCAGGAACTGCGGCCCGGTATCCAGTGCATCACGGTTCAGCCCAACGCCGCCTACCACGGCATCGAGGGCACCAAGCACTACGCCTCCACGGAGATTCCTCCCATCTTCGACGCGGGCCTGGTCCACCGGCAGGTGGATGTGTCCACCGAGGAAGCCCAGGCCATGGCCCGTCGCCTCGCCTGCGAGGAGGGCCTGCCCGCGGGCACCAGCGGCGGCGCGGCGGTGGTGGCGGCGCTCAAGGTGGCCGAGGGGTTGGACCAGGGCCTGCTGGTGACCATCCTGCCGGACAACGTCATGAAGTCGCTGGGCGAGGCTTCCTGGGATGAGGGTCGGCCATGA
- a CDS encoding rhodanese-like domain-containing protein yields MASRFSLTPVLFRTLLSATFGGLCLLGQTTQAEGSGKELPVHRIPNIGAAAEFYFAPDSQHIIGTAKREGDAAHHVYTLRIDGTEIKRINDRGEDACSFFFPDGKSIVWTSTRDHLDLPKGNFSDPRNYPQGAELYRSDLDGGNLQRLTQNTQYDAEVSVSPDGQWVLFARQTNGKLDLWRARPDGSQARQITHLEELQPGGAFYLPDSRTILFRAWKQADEGRKGSLPMAIYTIQDDGTGLRQRTHDEGTNWAPYPAPDGRHYVFVKVLPERNYELFLGDLESDEQVRLTYDKAFDGFPAISPDGHWLLFASNRTNGTEAPLLTLYLMDISSLHVGPPARTGIQAEAAPQWKTFISATQLQAAWGDPKLLVIDARSPQDYAAGHIPGAINLPGLLWRTAPTKVPSQEGIGSYIFRTPEGKPDVDRYEAFLGKAGLTREQRIVVYGGHAGKADGTVPVAILQWLGHPDVRFLDGLGLDEWKRLGQPASTEARVLPPAVYQARPDEKHYWNLDQVLSHRGDKDVVFLDSRSASEFEGKELRGNKRGGHIEGAVLLNYDDLLDPVTHKVLPPDQVEAKLRALNLPKDTEKVVVIYCQTGTRCTLKEIALRDLGYRNVVSYDAGWQEYGNREDTPIVRFPPTSAPVK; encoded by the coding sequence ATGGCTTCACGGTTCTCTCTCACTCCCGTCTTGTTCCGAACCCTCCTCTCGGCGACCTTCGGCGGGCTCTGCCTGCTGGGCCAGACCACCCAAGCCGAAGGTTCTGGCAAGGAACTGCCCGTTCACCGGATTCCCAACATCGGGGCCGCAGCGGAATTCTACTTCGCGCCGGATTCCCAGCACATCATCGGCACCGCCAAGCGGGAGGGCGATGCCGCCCACCACGTCTACACCCTCCGGATCGACGGGACGGAAATCAAACGGATCAATGATCGCGGAGAGGATGCCTGCTCCTTCTTCTTCCCCGATGGGAAATCCATCGTATGGACCTCGACCCGGGACCACCTCGACCTGCCCAAGGGCAACTTCTCCGACCCCCGGAACTACCCGCAGGGCGCAGAGCTCTACCGCTCCGACCTGGACGGCGGCAACCTCCAGCGGCTGACCCAGAACACCCAGTACGATGCGGAAGTCTCCGTTTCCCCGGACGGCCAGTGGGTGCTCTTCGCCCGCCAGACCAACGGCAAGCTGGATCTCTGGCGCGCGCGGCCAGATGGCTCCCAGGCGCGGCAGATCACCCACCTCGAAGAGCTGCAACCCGGCGGCGCCTTCTACCTGCCTGACAGCCGGACCATCCTGTTCCGCGCCTGGAAGCAGGCCGACGAAGGCCGGAAGGGCAGCCTGCCCATGGCCATCTACACCATCCAGGATGACGGCACAGGGCTGCGCCAGCGGACTCACGACGAAGGCACCAACTGGGCCCCCTACCCGGCTCCAGATGGCCGCCACTACGTGTTCGTGAAGGTGCTGCCGGAGCGGAACTACGAACTGTTCCTCGGGGATCTGGAGAGCGACGAGCAGGTGCGGCTGACCTACGACAAGGCCTTCGACGGCTTCCCCGCCATTTCCCCCGATGGCCACTGGCTGCTCTTCGCCTCGAACCGGACCAACGGCACTGAAGCCCCATTGCTCACGCTCTACCTCATGGACATCTCCAGCCTCCATGTGGGGCCACCGGCCAGGACGGGAATCCAAGCCGAAGCCGCACCTCAATGGAAGACCTTCATCAGCGCCACCCAATTGCAGGCGGCCTGGGGGGATCCAAAGCTGCTCGTGATCGATGCCCGCAGCCCCCAGGATTACGCGGCTGGGCACATTCCAGGCGCCATCAACCTGCCCGGCCTGCTGTGGCGCACCGCGCCCACCAAGGTGCCTTCCCAGGAAGGCATTGGCTCCTACATTTTCCGCACCCCTGAGGGCAAACCCGATGTGGATCGCTATGAGGCCTTCCTGGGCAAGGCGGGCCTCACGCGGGAGCAGCGGATCGTCGTCTACGGTGGGCATGCCGGCAAGGCCGACGGCACGGTGCCGGTGGCCATCCTGCAATGGTTGGGGCACCCGGATGTGCGCTTCCTGGATGGTCTCGGCCTCGACGAATGGAAGCGGCTCGGCCAACCCGCCAGCACCGAAGCCCGGGTGCTTCCGCCAGCGGTGTACCAGGCCCGCCCTGATGAGAAGCACTACTGGAACCTCGATCAGGTGCTGAGCCACCGCGGGGACAAGGATGTGGTGTTCCTGGATTCCCGTTCGGCCAGCGAATTCGAAGGCAAGGAACTGCGGGGCAACAAGCGGGGTGGGCATATCGAGGGTGCGGTGCTGCTCAACTACGACGACCTGCTCGATCCCGTCACCCACAAGGTGCTGCCCCCAGACCAGGTGGAAGCGAAACTCAGGGCCCTGAACCTGCCCAAGGACACGGAGAAGGTGGTGGTCATCTACTGCCAGACCGGCACCCGCTGCACCTTGAAGGAGATCGCCCTGCGCGACCTGGGCTACCGGAATGTCGTGTCCTACGACGCCGGTTGGCAGGAGTACGGCAATCGCGAGGACACGCCCATCGTCCGTTTCCCGCCCACCTCCGCGCCGGTGAAGTGA
- a CDS encoding aldo/keto reductase gives MQTRTLGTNGLQVSALGLGCMGLSFGLGPAVEKQEGIALIRAAVEKGVTFFDTAEVYGPWVNEALVGEALEPFRGQVAIATKFGFEIDQVTGTNPGGLNSRPERIRAVAEASLKRLRVEAIDLFYQHRVDPEVPIEDVAGAVKELIEQGKVRHFGLSEAGVQTIRRAHAVQPVTALQSEDSLFWREPELETIPTLEELGIGFVPFSPLGKGFLTGKIDETTTFDPTDFRTVVPRFTPEARKANFALVEVLKALAAAKGATPAQLALAWLLARKPWIVPIPGTTKRHRLEENLGGAALELSAEELQAIDTAASTIRLQGERYPAHLQRLVGR, from the coding sequence ATGCAGACACGAACGCTTGGAACGAACGGATTGCAGGTGTCGGCCCTCGGCCTGGGCTGCATGGGCCTGAGCTTTGGGCTCGGCCCCGCCGTCGAGAAGCAGGAAGGCATTGCCCTGATCCGGGCCGCCGTGGAGAAGGGCGTCACCTTTTTCGATACGGCCGAGGTCTACGGGCCCTGGGTCAATGAGGCGCTGGTGGGTGAAGCCCTGGAGCCCTTCCGGGGGCAGGTGGCCATCGCCACGAAATTCGGGTTCGAGATCGACCAGGTGACCGGCACGAACCCCGGTGGCCTGAACAGCCGCCCCGAGCGCATCAGGGCCGTGGCCGAGGCCTCCCTGAAGCGCCTCCGGGTGGAGGCCATCGATCTCTTCTATCAGCATCGGGTGGATCCGGAGGTGCCCATCGAAGATGTGGCGGGCGCCGTGAAGGAACTCATTGAACAAGGCAAGGTCCGGCACTTCGGCCTTTCGGAAGCCGGTGTGCAGACCATCCGCCGGGCCCATGCGGTCCAGCCGGTGACGGCACTCCAGAGCGAGGACTCACTGTTCTGGCGCGAGCCGGAACTGGAAACCATCCCCACTCTGGAGGAACTCGGCATCGGCTTCGTGCCCTTCAGTCCCTTGGGCAAGGGATTCCTCACAGGCAAGATCGACGAAACCACCACCTTTGATCCCACGGACTTCCGGACCGTGGTTCCACGATTCACACCGGAAGCGCGCAAGGCGAACTTCGCCCTGGTCGAGGTGCTCAAGGCCCTCGCGGCGGCGAAAGGGGCGACGCCCGCCCAGCTCGCTTTGGCCTGGCTGCTGGCCCGGAAGCCCTGGATCGTCCCCATTCCGGGTACCACCAAACGGCATCGGCTTGAAGAGAACCTGGGGGGCGCTGCCCTCGAACTCAGCGCCGAGGAGCTGCAGGCCATCGACACCGCCGCCTCGACGATTCGGCTTCAGGGTGAGCGGTATCCCGCGCACCTGCAGCGCCTGGTGGGACGTTAA
- a CDS encoding M67 family metallopeptidase, with the protein MTAPSMRPLPADLEAQVRRHCEAAYPNEACGALFGHGDGHASPWAVTEISPAPNEHGDDQTRRYLIPPDFQMKAERHALATDQEVLGYYHSHPDHPAQPSEYDRVHAWEGYLYLICAVQKGHSADLNAFALDEQGGTFLTVEPRLEHGTAS; encoded by the coding sequence ATGACAGCGCCTTCCATGCGCCCCCTTCCGGCGGACCTGGAAGCGCAGGTGCGCCGCCACTGCGAGGCCGCGTATCCCAACGAGGCCTGCGGCGCCCTGTTCGGCCACGGGGATGGCCACGCCTCGCCTTGGGCCGTGACGGAAATCAGCCCCGCCCCGAATGAGCACGGAGACGACCAGACCCGGCGCTACCTCATCCCGCCGGATTTCCAGATGAAGGCCGAACGGCATGCCCTGGCCACCGATCAGGAGGTGCTTGGCTACTACCACAGCCACCCGGACCATCCGGCGCAGCCTTCGGAATACGACCGGGTCCATGCCTGGGAGGGCTACCTGTACCTGATCTGCGCCGTGCAAAAGGGCCATTCGGCAGATCTCAACGCCTTCGCCCTTGATGAGCAGGGCGGCACCTTCCTGACCGTCGAACCCCGCCTCGAACACGGAACCGCATCCTGA
- a CDS encoding family 2A encapsulin nanocompartment shell protein, producing the protein MSDPTPRRVLGDAGARQLANAQKTVAQTSIITPRWLPRFLSWVPVEAGVYRVNQTKNSDTAVAVVCTSKAEQELPTSYLDYVEKPREYVLSSIKSVVGVHTRITDLYNHPHDQLKEQLRLVVEHLKEKQEYELINNQDYGLLKNAAPAFRIPTRKGPPTPDDLDELLAKVWKEPAFFLAHPRTIAAFGRECTRRGVPPPTVTIFGNPFLTWRGVPLVPSDKLPISGAKGSAKSSILLIRTGEAKQGVVGLFQGGLPGEQAPGLSVRYMGIDATAIASYLVSLYCSAAVLTEDALGVLENVEIDAYHDYVWPK; encoded by the coding sequence ATGTCCGACCCAACCCCCCGTCGAGTGCTCGGCGATGCCGGCGCGAGGCAACTGGCCAACGCCCAGAAAACCGTCGCGCAAACCTCGATCATCACGCCCCGCTGGCTGCCCCGCTTCCTGTCCTGGGTGCCGGTCGAGGCGGGCGTCTACCGTGTGAACCAGACCAAGAACAGTGACACCGCGGTGGCGGTGGTCTGCACCAGCAAGGCGGAGCAGGAGCTTCCGACCTCGTACCTGGACTACGTGGAAAAGCCCCGGGAATACGTGCTCAGCTCCATCAAGTCGGTGGTGGGCGTCCACACCCGCATCACCGATCTGTACAACCATCCCCATGACCAACTCAAGGAACAGCTCCGGCTGGTGGTGGAACACCTCAAGGAAAAGCAGGAATACGAACTCATCAACAACCAGGACTACGGACTGCTGAAGAACGCCGCGCCCGCCTTCCGCATTCCCACCCGCAAGGGCCCACCCACTCCCGATGATCTGGATGAGTTGCTGGCGAAGGTCTGGAAGGAACCGGCCTTCTTCCTCGCCCACCCCCGCACCATCGCGGCCTTTGGCCGGGAATGCACCCGCCGGGGCGTTCCGCCGCCGACGGTGACGATCTTCGGCAACCCCTTCCTCACCTGGCGCGGCGTCCCCCTGGTGCCCAGCGACAAGCTTCCCATCAGCGGCGCCAAGGGCAGCGCGAAATCCAGCATCCTCCTGATCCGCACCGGCGAAGCCAAGCAGGGCGTGGTGGGGCTCTTCCAGGGCGGGCTGCCCGGCGAGCAGGCCCCCGGTCTGTCGGTGCGCTACATGGGCATCGACGCCACCGCCATCGCCTCCTATCTGGTCTCCCTCTACTGCTCGGCGGCCGTGCTCACCGAGGATGCGCTGGGCGTGCTGGAGAACGTCGAGATCGATGCCTACCACGACTACGTGTGGCCCAAATGA
- the moeB gene encoding molybdopterin-synthase adenylyltransferase MoeB, translating into MAVSILIPTPLRRYVDGAKRVQVEASTAQEAIAALAALSPDLASQLLDEQGALRSFVNLYLEDQNVRVLAPSLQEVSLKDGDVLTIVPAIAGGAPEVRFSREEILRYSRHLIMPEVTLEGQKRLKGAKVLCIGAGGLGSPLALYLAAAGVGTIGLVDFDTLDLTNLQRQVLYSTADVGRPKLDAAKERLTDLNPEIEVVTHSLQLASWNALELFEGYDIIADGTDNFPTRYLVNDACVLSGKPNVYASIFRFEGQVSVFDASRGPCYRCLFPEPPPPGLVPSCAEGGVLGVLPGIIGSLQALEVLKLILGVGEPLVGRLSWFDALDFQFRELSVRKDPHCAVCGPSPSITALVDYEAFCQVRGAEPEGDGQGIPTVTVEEFHARRQSGETLALLDVREDHEAQIVGIPGAIRYPLSQLPARLHELDSANSYTLHCHRSGRSLEAYRLLRKAGFGHLQVLAGGVDAWAERIDHSLPRY; encoded by the coding sequence ATGGCTGTATCCATCCTGATTCCCACCCCGCTCCGACGCTATGTCGATGGCGCCAAACGCGTGCAGGTCGAGGCCAGCACCGCCCAAGAAGCCATCGCCGCGCTGGCGGCCCTGAGCCCCGATCTAGCCAGCCAGCTGCTGGATGAACAAGGCGCCCTTCGCAGCTTCGTGAACCTCTACCTGGAGGATCAGAACGTGCGCGTGCTGGCCCCTTCCCTCCAGGAAGTGAGTCTCAAGGACGGCGACGTTCTCACCATCGTTCCCGCCATCGCGGGTGGGGCCCCGGAGGTCCGCTTCTCCCGCGAGGAGATCCTCCGCTACAGCCGCCACCTGATCATGCCGGAGGTCACCCTGGAAGGGCAGAAGCGCCTCAAGGGCGCGAAGGTGCTCTGCATCGGCGCGGGGGGACTGGGTTCGCCGCTGGCCCTCTACCTGGCCGCCGCGGGGGTGGGCACCATCGGACTGGTGGATTTCGACACCCTGGATCTCACCAACCTCCAGCGGCAGGTGCTCTATTCCACCGCGGATGTGGGGCGGCCCAAGCTGGATGCCGCCAAGGAGCGGCTCACGGACCTCAATCCCGAGATCGAGGTCGTCACGCACTCCCTGCAACTGGCCAGCTGGAACGCCCTGGAGCTGTTCGAGGGCTACGACATCATCGCCGACGGCACCGACAACTTTCCCACCCGGTACCTGGTGAACGATGCCTGCGTGCTCTCCGGCAAGCCCAATGTCTACGCCAGCATCTTCCGCTTCGAGGGCCAGGTGAGCGTGTTTGATGCCAGCCGTGGCCCCTGTTACCGCTGTCTTTTCCCTGAGCCGCCGCCTCCGGGCCTGGTGCCCTCCTGTGCGGAAGGCGGCGTGCTCGGGGTGCTCCCGGGCATCATCGGTTCCCTGCAGGCCCTGGAAGTCCTCAAGCTCATCCTTGGCGTGGGTGAGCCGTTGGTGGGCCGCCTGTCCTGGTTTGACGCCCTGGATTTCCAGTTCCGCGAACTCTCGGTGCGCAAGGATCCCCACTGCGCCGTCTGCGGGCCTTCCCCCAGCATCACGGCCCTGGTGGATTACGAAGCCTTCTGCCAGGTCCGGGGAGCCGAACCCGAGGGAGATGGCCAAGGCATCCCCACGGTCACGGTGGAGGAATTCCATGCACGCCGCCAAAGCGGAGAGACGTTGGCTTTGCTCGATGTCCGCGAAGACCACGAGGCCCAGATCGTCGGCATCCCCGGGGCCATCCGCTATCCCTTGAGCCAGCTTCCCGCGCGCCTGCACGAACTGGATTCCGCCAACAGCTACACCCTCCACTGCCACAGGAGCGGACGCAGCCTGGAGGCCTACCGGCTGCTGCGGAAGGCGGGATTCGGCCACCTCCAGGTGCTCGCCGGTGGCGTGGATGCCTGGGCCGAACGCATCGACCACTCCCTGCCCCGCTACTGA
- the dapA gene encoding 4-hydroxy-tetrahydrodipicolinate synthase — protein MTPLRRIVLDLQGLLVALPTPFTADQAIDLPAFRLLARRVVAAGVSGLVPLGSTGEASALEETERDAILQVAVEEAQGRPVVAGTGSHSTRQTIAWTRRARQLGARAALVVTPYYTRPTQCGLVAHYKAIAEAVPGFPLIAYNVPSRTGVNLEPPTLRSLWRIPEVVGVKESSGNLVQIGQIAQFLPKGKVLLAGDDGLAAPSIARGARGLVSVLGNAYPEAALELVHTALEGKQAEAHRLQEQLRPLVEALFHETNPVPLKALLHRLGLCSDQVRLPLLPASPGTQAVLSAAVHRAQVA, from the coding sequence ATGACGCCCCTCAGGCGGATCGTCCTCGACCTTCAGGGCCTCCTCGTGGCCCTGCCCACGCCGTTCACGGCTGATCAGGCCATCGATCTTCCGGCCTTCCGGCTGTTGGCGCGAAGGGTGGTGGCGGCAGGCGTGTCGGGCCTGGTCCCCCTGGGATCCACAGGAGAAGCTTCGGCCCTGGAGGAAACCGAGCGGGACGCGATCCTCCAGGTCGCCGTGGAAGAAGCCCAGGGACGGCCCGTGGTCGCGGGAACAGGTTCCCATTCCACGCGCCAGACCATCGCCTGGACGCGACGGGCCCGCCAGCTTGGGGCCCGGGCGGCGCTGGTGGTGACGCCCTATTACACGCGCCCCACGCAGTGCGGCCTGGTGGCCCACTACAAGGCCATCGCCGAGGCGGTGCCGGGCTTTCCACTCATCGCCTACAACGTGCCCTCCCGCACCGGCGTGAACCTGGAACCCCCGACCCTGCGCAGCCTTTGGCGAATCCCTGAAGTCGTGGGGGTCAAGGAGAGCAGCGGCAACCTTGTGCAGATCGGGCAAATCGCCCAGTTCCTGCCCAAGGGCAAAGTGCTGCTGGCCGGGGACGATGGCCTGGCCGCGCCGAGCATCGCACGGGGTGCCCGCGGCCTGGTGAGTGTCCTTGGCAACGCCTATCCGGAAGCAGCCCTGGAATTGGTGCACACGGCGCTGGAGGGAAAACAGGCGGAGGCCCACCGTCTGCAGGAACAACTGCGCCCCCTCGTGGAAGCCCTCTTCCATGAGACCAATCCCGTGCCCTTGAAGGCCCTGCTCCATCGCCTCGGCCTCTGCAGCGATCAGGTACGCCTGCCCCTTTTGCCAGCCTCTCCTGGAACCCAGGCCGTGCTTTCCGCCGCGGTCCACCGCGCCCAGGTGGCCTGA